The segment TGATTCGACAAGATCACGCAGGGCTCGGCTGGCACGTTTTCAGCGCCGGTAATCTTGTAATCGATGCCTACGATGACGCGTGCCAGGAAAATAGCGCAGCGGCACCAGTACACATTGATGAATCTGTAGCGCTTGGGGAACGACAGAAATGGCGCAACGAAGAAGCTCAGCGAGCACCAGAGCAGCGAACTGGTACCCAGCAGCAGGTAAAAAAGAAAGACTCTGATCGCCTGCAGGATCGACATAGTGGTTCGTACCATTGCGGGACTTGCCCGCTTTTAGAAAAGTGCGCCCAAAGGCGCACCGTTTAGATAAGTGCTCTGGCGATGGCAGCCAGATCGTCGTAGATCAGGGTTGAGGCCGGAACGCCCTTCTCAAGGGTGCGTTCGCCTTTGCCTGTCTTTACCAGAACAGGTTGTGCATCGACGGCCAGCGCAGCCTGTAGGTCACTTTGGCTATCGCCCACGAACCAGACGCCCTCAAGGTTTGCCTGGTAATGCTCGGCGATGGCCTGCAACAGGCCCGGCTTGGGCTTGCGGCAGTCGCAGCCTTCATCGGGGCCATGCGGGCAATACACGATATGCCCCACCTCACCGCCCTGCTCGGCCACCAGCATGCGCAAGCGCGCATGCATGGCCTCGAGCGTCGCGATTGGGTAATAACCACGGGCGATACCGGACTGGTTGGTGGCCACGGCCACCGTCCAGCCCGCTTTGCTCAACTGCGCGATCGCCTCGATGGCGCCAGGGATGGGCACCCATTCATCCAGCGACTTGATATAGGCGTCGGAGTCCTGGTTGATGACCCCGTCACGATCGAGAATCAGCAGTTTCAAGGCTTACCCCAGCAGCGAAATGTCGGCCACGCCCAGGAACAGCCCACGCAGACGGCTGAGCAGGGCATATCGGTTGGCACGTACCTTGGCGTCCTCGGCATTGACCATCACGGCCTCGAAGAAGGCATCGACCGGATCACGCAGTGCGGCAAGGCGCGCCAGCGACTCGCTGTACTGGCGTGCAGCAGCCATCGGTTGCACAGCCTGATCGGCTTGCTGGATGGCCGAGTACAGCGAGAACTCGTTGGCGTTGTCGAAGTACTTGGGCTCGACCTGTTCGGCGATGGCGCCTTCTGCCTTGCTCAACAGGTTCGACACGCGCTTGTTGACGGCGGCCAGTGCCTCGGCTTCGGGCAGCTTGCGGAAGGCCTGGACAGCCTGA is part of the Pseudomonas parafulva genome and harbors:
- the gmhB gene encoding D-glycero-beta-D-manno-heptose 1,7-bisphosphate 7-phosphatase, translated to MKLLILDRDGVINQDSDAYIKSLDEWVPIPGAIEAIAQLSKAGWTVAVATNQSGIARGYYPIATLEAMHARLRMLVAEQGGEVGHIVYCPHGPDEGCDCRKPKPGLLQAIAEHYQANLEGVWFVGDSQSDLQAALAVDAQPVLVKTGKGERTLEKGVPASTLIYDDLAAIARALI